The Candidatus Saccharibacteria bacterium RAAC3_TM7_1 nucleotide sequence TGCCCTGTGCTAAGTGGATAAACCCTGCAAAAATGTTATATCTACGTAATGATGTTTTTATCTGCTTTTTCATTCTCTATCTAAAATACGCCCCTTTTACTTGCCATGCAATATGACTAGAGCGATGCCCCTTCCTGACTTAAACCAGTAGATTCCCATCATCTCACCGAAACAATAATATGCGGGCGAAGAGCTGATCTACCGATGGCGGTTGCTCGATAAAGCGCTGTTTTTAGCGTACCTGCAGCAGTAGTCAACGTCCGAGTGGTTCCACGAGTGCCACGGTATGTTATCGGCTCATCAATTTCTTTAAGTATTTCGGATAGGTCAGCGTCGTCCTCAGGTGATAAACCCGCGTATAAGCCTCTCATCGTTGCGTCGGCAGACTCTATCTCATAGGCAAACTGTATATCATCGGATAGGTCAGTGTATGCTGTCTCGAGCTCCTCTGGTGTTTCTTTATTATCACTTATGCCATGCTCTTCATCTATAGCCGCGAACGCTACTTCATCAGGGTTCTCTGAGGGCTCACTGAGGCTGAGCAACAGTTTATTTACTTCTGAAATAGCAAGTTCTGTTTCTACTAATGAGTCGAGGCGGGTAGCGTCCTCATCAAGCACCGTTTCTAGTTCTTCCACGCCCCAATGGGTCTGCACCACTTCCTGGCAGTCGGCCGAAGAGTAAAGCTCGTCCTGGTCGAGTATCAACAGCTCATGATCTGGATCGAGCGACTCTGCCATGCTTTCGTCAATGACAGGCTCAATCTCATTATCGTCTCGTACCATCTCGGAAGCAGTTTGACTGAAGTACTCCAGCGGCTCAAGCACGATTTCATTTTCGAGCGCTTGAACTGCCGGATCTATATCGCTGTTCTCATATAGCAATGACTCATCGTCCTTAGAGTCAGGTAGCGGTTCGCTCTGATTGTCCATCTCCAGATCCAATGTCGTGGCAGGAGTAATCGATTCTGTAACAAGTTCTTGGTTCTTATCTTGAGTAGCAGTAAGGTTGTCATCCTGTTGGGGTGTTGCCTCTACACTGAGAGCGACTGGTCGATCGACCGTTCTGTGCTCATGCTCCGGGGCAACATCGTGCACTCCCGAGGTCGATCGTGGCGATTCATGCCTAGCCGGCGAAACATCTGTTTCCTCCACTGGGATTGGTACTACCTGCTTGGCTTCTTCATGCTCTATGGTGTCTTTTTCCGCACTCTTATCAACTGACGGCTTAGTCTCAGCCTTTGGCTTAATGGCAGTTTCGATCGGCTGCTGCAGAGGTTTACTCTTATTCGTTACAGATTCCGCTTTCTTAGGTGGTTCATCTGAACGTGTCAGATCATTTTGCGGCGTGTTTTCTTTTTTCACTTCGACAACAACCGGCTCGCTCTTCTCTTCCCGGGATACTTCGACTGCGGGCTCTTGCAGCACCTCTTTTTCTTCAGAGACCTGGTTCGCGAGAAAGTCATATACGTCGGCTATCACCTGGTCGGCATTTTCTTCTGTCATTGGCTGGCAATAGTTATTTAATGCTACCGTGAGTGGCACTTCAGCACCACCCATCCAAGGGCAAGGCGCGACTACCTCCGCGTTTGTCACTACGAGAGGAAAAAGTATGCCGTCAAGTTTAGGAAAAGCAAGCTCCTGAGTATTGTACTCATTCTCTACCCTCATTTCCGCTACCGTTTCTTGAACGTAGGGAGATTCAACCAAGGCTTCACTCACGTTAAATAATCCTACCTTTATAGAGGCTCTTTTTCGAACCGTTTTATTTTTATAGCGTGCTCTTATAGAGTATAGTCGCGTGCTAAAAATTGCCCTGTGATCTATGTCACTGGTACGTAATGGCTAGCAAGGCTGTGGGTAAATATTGCAAACCACTCACTCCTTGGTGGTACATTAAATATCAGAGTCGATGGTATCTTTATTTGGCTCACAACGATTAAGAGAATTATGCCCGCTGTGAAAGCGGATTATTTTGTGTTTTCGCTATAACTAGCTCTCACAAGATTCTGCCATTCAAGACCATCGTCATCTGAATATGGTGCTCCTAGATTAGTAAAGCCAAGTGATTGCAGCAGATTACTTGCGCCGCCATTTTTAGTAAGGTGTCTTGAGTATATGTTCTCGAATCCTAAGCCCTGTAGGTGCTCGATTACTTTACTGCTCGCCGCAAAACCAACGCCTTTTCCGCGTACCTCAGGATCACCTATCATTATGTGAATAGCTGGAGCGGGTACATTGCCAACTTGTTCTAAGTCTACCCATACAGAACCCACTACCTTGCTTTGATACTCAATCATCCAATTAAATTGATCTCGTCTCTCAATAAAATCTTTGACACGCTTACGTTCTTGCTCCATGGTGGTAGGCTCATTGTCCTGATCAGCCACACCCATAGAAGTAAGTGTTGCTCGGCCCAACTCGCCTTCAAGCCACTGAACACCAAGGGCAGCGTCTCTTTCAATATTTGGCTCAACAAGAAAGACGTCGGGATTATCTGTCTGTAAGTTTTCTGTCGTACTCATGCTCATTATTGTACCACTGGAAAGCCCCTGCTCTTTCTTAGTGCTGGTTTCAATTCTTTTTCGTGTATACAAAAAGTCAGAACTGAATTAACAGTTCTGACTTCATCTACTCCTGCTTGGCTCAGCACACCGGTCTTGAATAATTATGTAATTCTTCGAATGTATATTGTTAGAGCAATAGAACTCATAACTACGACAGCAGCAACCATCACCATCGGCGGGATAGCATTAACCCCATCCACTGTCATCAGAATCATAGCAGCTACGATGCTTAGACCCATTAATACCGAAAAAGTCAGCCATGGAGCAAGAAAAAACGGCCCATTAGGTTTATTCTTCAAAGCATAATAGCCAGTGATTATGAAGCCCGGAAGAACTACTGATAAATCAATTACATGAATAGGATTGACCCACAGGCCAGCTTCGACTACACCTTTAGGAACATTACCAGCAATCAACGCTGGAATAATTTCACTAAGCCAAAGTAACCCAAACAGGACACCGATAGACATAATCGTATATGCTGCAAATTTCTTTGCAGATGCCTTCGGATACACACCTTCACGACTTCTAATATCTTTGATAGTCAATAAAACAGCGTACGAACTGAGTCCAAGGATTGCAACATATACCAAAAATAGCATATTAAAATGAACTGCCATCGCGTAAACTACATATGCATAGATTAAATACAATAAGGTTCCCAGCCACAGAAGTGCCGCTTTGAACGATCCTTTGTAATACATATAGCCGCAGACTAGTAAAATTGGTACAGCCAATAAATTACCTATATCCTGACCTTTCGCCTGAGTTGCCCAGTTCAATGTCTCTTTACTATAGATACT carries:
- a CDS encoding hypothetical protein (RAAC3_TM7_1_263), yielding MSEALVESPYVQETVAEMRVENEYNTQELAFPKLDGILFPLVVTNAEVVAPCPWMGGAEVPLTVALNNYCQPMTEENADQVIADVYDFLANQVSEEKEVLQEPAVEVSREEKSEPVVVEVKKENTPQNDLTRSDEPPKKAESVTNKSKPLQQPIETAIKPKAETKPSVDKSAEKDTIEHEEAKQVVPIPVEETDVSPARHESPRSTSGVHDVAPEHEHRTVDRPVALSVEATPQQDDNLTATQDKNQELVTESITPATTLDLEMDNQSEPLPDSKDDESLLYENSDIDPAVQALENEIVLEPLEYFSQTASEMVRDDNEIEPVIDESMAESLDPDHELLILDQDELYSSADCQEVVQTHWGVEELETVLDEDATRLDSLVETELAISEVNKLLLSLSEPSENPDEVAFAAIDEEHGISDNKETPEELETAYTDLSDDIQFAYEIESADATMRGLYAGLSPEDDADLSEILKEIDEPITYRGTRGTTRTLTTAAGTLKTALYRATAIGRSALRPHIIVSVR
- a CDS encoding hypothetical protein (RAAC3_TM7_1_264), with translation MSMSTTENLQTDNPDVFLVEPNIERDAALGVQWLEGELGRATLTSMGVADQDNEPTTMEQERKRVKDFIERRDQFNWMIEYQSKVVGSVWVDLEQVGNVPAPAIHIMIGDPEVRGKGVGFAASSKVIEHLQGLGFENIYSRHLTKNGGASNLLQSLGFTNLGAPYSDDDGLEWQNLVRASYSENTK
- a CDS encoding hypothetical protein (RAAC3_TM7_1_265), which encodes MKKITLSKSIIVWSLLISALVVVASLYGLLDPSIYSKETLNWATQAKGQDIGNLLAVPILLVCGYMYYKGSFKAALLWLGTLLYLIYAYVVYAMAVHFNMLFLVYVAILGLSSYAVLLTIKDIRSREGVYPKASAKKFAAYTIMSIGVLFGLLWLSEIIPALIAGNVPKGVVEAGLWVNPIHVIDLSVVLPGFIITGYYALKNKPNGPFFLAPWLTFSVLMGLSIVAAMILMTVDGVNAIPPMVMVAAVVVMSSIALTIYIRRIT